In Betaproteobacteria bacterium, the following are encoded in one genomic region:
- a CDS encoding TetR family transcriptional regulator: MAATRPASHSGTRGKSNAKLRKRASSSTASRRRKPSQRDESTRRRIIHAAAGIYRECGYERAGMTEIARRVGMTAPALYWYFRSKEDILLAFLEHTIADLIQFVRSLVRAEAPGQRLWEFIHAYALWQLQQQELSAAYERIYALGHLRNSLPEKQRQRVTSLERAFYEMCRDLIADAQGRPKGDATVAPVAFATIGMVEHLITWFRLSGAMSVEQIAALYANLGVAMAAAVPAPAGKSRKAAAAKWAVA, encoded by the coding sequence ATGGCCGCAACGCGACCTGCCAGCCATTCGGGCACGCGCGGCAAGTCGAACGCGAAGCTGCGCAAACGCGCGTCTTCGAGCACAGCCTCCCGGCGCCGCAAGCCGAGCCAGCGCGACGAGTCGACGCGCCGGCGCATCATCCACGCCGCAGCCGGGATCTACCGCGAGTGCGGATACGAGCGCGCCGGCATGACCGAAATTGCGCGACGGGTGGGAATGACGGCGCCGGCGCTGTATTGGTACTTCCGCTCCAAGGAAGACATCCTGCTTGCATTCCTCGAGCATACGATCGCGGATCTCATCCAGTTCGTGCGTAGCCTCGTCCGCGCCGAAGCGCCCGGACAGCGGCTTTGGGAATTCATCCACGCTTATGCCTTGTGGCAGTTGCAGCAACAGGAACTTTCGGCCGCCTACGAACGCATTTACGCGCTCGGCCACCTGCGCAACAGCCTGCCGGAGAAGCAGCGCCAGCGCGTGACCTCGCTCGAGCGGGCCTTCTACGAGATGTGCCGCGACCTGATCGCGGACGCACAGGGCCGGCCGAAGGGGGATGCGACCGTGGCGCCGGTCGCATTCGCCACGATCGGGATGGTGGAACATCTGATCACGTGGTTTCGGCTGAGCGGTGCGATGTCGGTGGAACAGATTGCGGCGCTTTATGCGAATCTCGGCGTCGCGATGGCTGCGGCCGTGCCCGCGCCGGCCGGCAAATCGCGCAAGGCTGCTGCGGCGAAATGGGCCGTGGCTTGA
- a CDS encoding enoyl-CoA hydratase family protein, which translates to MPDPRTATRFRPAGVDFAAFAPRHFLWQLDGKVATITLNRPERKNPLTFESYAELRDTFRALAYSDTVKVVVILGAGGNFCSGGDVHEIIGPLVAMQREDDMPGLLQFTRMTGDLVKAMRACPQTIIAAVDGVCAGAGAIIAMASDLRCGTLQSKVAFLFVRVGLAGADMGACNILPRIIGAGRAAELLYTGRSMDGAEAERWGFYNRLCAPEALAAEATELARSIAAGPTFAHAMTKRCIHQEWSMGIDEAIEAEAQAQAICMQTRDYERAYNAFVARQRPVFEGD; encoded by the coding sequence ATGCCAGACCCGCGTACTGCGACCCGCTTTCGCCCCGCCGGCGTCGACTTCGCCGCGTTCGCGCCGCGCCATTTCCTGTGGCAGCTCGACGGCAAGGTGGCGACCATCACGCTCAACCGCCCGGAGCGCAAGAATCCGCTGACTTTCGAGTCCTACGCCGAGCTGCGGGATACCTTTCGGGCCCTTGCCTACTCGGACACGGTGAAGGTGGTGGTGATCCTGGGCGCGGGCGGCAATTTCTGCTCCGGCGGCGACGTGCACGAGATCATCGGGCCGCTGGTGGCGATGCAGCGCGAGGACGACATGCCGGGATTGCTCCAGTTCACCCGCATGACGGGCGACCTGGTGAAGGCGATGCGCGCCTGCCCGCAGACGATCATTGCGGCCGTGGACGGCGTGTGCGCCGGCGCAGGCGCGATTATCGCGATGGCCTCGGACCTGCGCTGCGGCACCTTGCAAAGCAAGGTTGCCTTCCTGTTCGTGCGCGTTGGCCTTGCGGGCGCCGACATGGGCGCATGCAATATCCTGCCGCGCATCATCGGCGCGGGACGCGCCGCCGAGCTGCTCTACACCGGCCGCTCCATGGACGGGGCCGAGGCCGAGCGCTGGGGATTCTATAACCGGCTGTGCGCACCCGAAGCGCTGGCAGCGGAAGCAACCGAGCTGGCGCGATCGATCGCAGCCGGGCCGACCTTCGCGCATGCGATGACCAAGCGCTGCATTCATCAGGAGTGGAGCATGGGCATCGACGAAGCGATCGAGGCCGAAGCGCAGGCGCAAGCGATCTGCATGCAGACCAGGGACTATGAGCGCGCCTACAACGCGTTCGTGGCCAGGCAACGCCCCGTGTTCGAGGGCGACTGA
- a CDS encoding rubredoxin — MLCAFAYDEAMGLPEEGIAPGTRWEDIPADWTCPDCPADKGGFELLES, encoded by the coding sequence ATGCTGTGCGCGTTTGCCTACGACGAAGCAATGGGTCTGCCGGAGGAGGGCATTGCGCCCGGAACGCGCTGGGAGGATATACCAGCGGATTGGACTTGCCCGGACTGCCCCGCAGACAAAGGCGGGTTCGAGCTACTTGAATCGTGA
- a CDS encoding NAD-binding protein yields the protein MALPATSGIWNTWTRPVPAKETVVVRSPTFGSSAMCGQIVSIERRAGVRPSADLGDDPVSDVSFFIMALAARDPLGNSVQFQNRVPRILARNFKPGGTLDISFKDQELETAFAKRLGVPLFLANVSQQVYQMGRAAGLSKEDGSSLVKVYERLAGVKVSGDDSV from the coding sequence ATGGCGCTCCCGGCAACGTCCGGCATCTGGAATACTTGGACGCGGCCGGTTCCGGCAAAAGAGACGGTCGTGGTGCGGAGCCCGACCTTCGGCTCTTCGGCCATGTGCGGTCAGATAGTCAGCATCGAGCGCAGGGCAGGTGTGCGCCCGTCAGCGGACCTTGGCGACGACCCCGTATCCGACGTCAGCTTTTTCATCATGGCATTGGCAGCTCGCGACCCACTCGGCAACAGCGTACAGTTCCAGAATCGCGTGCCGCGGATCCTCGCTAGAAACTTTAAGCCCGGAGGCACGCTCGACATATCCTTCAAGGATCAGGAGCTCGAAACGGCTTTCGCCAAGCGGCTTGGCGTGCCGCTCTTCCTCGCCAACGTGTCGCAGCAGGTCTATCAGATGGGCCGTGCCGCCGGGCTCAGCAAGGAAGACGGTTCGTCGCTCGTCAAGGTGTACGAGCGGCTTGCGGGCGTGAAGGTCAGCGGCGACGATAGCGTCTGA
- a CDS encoding M24 family metallopeptidase translates to MTTGATRRTPDVASVSESTPPADLYTPVTYELPFPRAEYEARHERVKRHMARAEVDATIVTTARDFSWLTGTRVDFYAAESPQWLIVWEGGPIGIVRRLEAMTHRCCSFVDEWVEYPDEGPINPYDPVLYAANILKRIGLAQSRIGVNLRVTPVEDYLRLQSLLPGVRLADFRVEQIRVCRSASELECIRRANNVNRRALARTIEALEPGWSEWDVVMHLAQGHEALLGDEYYYSATGGTVCQVGPHMLHMHAVRTPRERNARRIARGDGVWIEPGIFVKTYVGCMIRTIWFGEPPRRVREALDATHEALERLLRVMAPGRTAHEVDAAARDHLVAAGFEMQHRSGYASNERWSDAGILSLTPDNPLKLEAGQVFHCPLHVFLPGIGYVGASEQVCVTATGCEVIGDRSVCSRPLYIK, encoded by the coding sequence ATGACGACGGGAGCGACGCGTCGAACTCCAGACGTGGCGTCCGTGAGCGAGTCGACCCCCCCGGCAGATCTCTACACCCCGGTGACCTATGAGTTGCCGTTTCCCCGCGCGGAGTACGAGGCGCGCCACGAGCGCGTCAAGCGCCACATGGCGCGCGCCGAGGTCGACGCCACGATCGTCACCACGGCGCGGGACTTCTCGTGGCTGACCGGCACGCGGGTCGATTTCTACGCCGCCGAAAGCCCCCAATGGCTGATCGTGTGGGAGGGCGGGCCGATAGGCATCGTGCGGCGGCTGGAGGCGATGACCCATCGCTGCTGCTCGTTCGTCGACGAATGGGTGGAGTATCCGGACGAAGGCCCGATCAATCCCTACGATCCCGTTCTCTATGCCGCGAACATACTGAAGCGGATCGGGCTTGCGCAGAGCCGGATCGGCGTCAACCTGCGCGTCACGCCGGTGGAGGACTACCTGCGGCTGCAAAGCCTGCTTCCCGGCGTCCGGCTGGCGGACTTCCGCGTGGAGCAGATCCGCGTATGCCGCTCCGCGTCGGAGCTCGAATGCATACGCCGGGCGAATAACGTCAATCGCAGGGCCCTCGCGCGCACCATCGAGGCGCTGGAGCCGGGCTGGAGCGAATGGGACGTCGTCATGCACCTCGCCCAGGGCCACGAGGCGCTGCTCGGCGACGAATACTACTACTCGGCGACCGGCGGCACGGTGTGCCAGGTGGGGCCACACATGCTGCACATGCACGCGGTGCGCACGCCGCGCGAGCGCAACGCGCGGCGCATCGCCCGCGGCGACGGCGTCTGGATCGAGCCGGGAATCTTCGTGAAGACCTACGTCGGCTGCATGATCCGCACGATATGGTTCGGGGAGCCGCCGCGCCGGGTGCGCGAGGCGCTCGACGCGACACACGAGGCGCTGGAGCGGCTCCTGCGGGTGATGGCCCCGGGCCGCACGGCGCATGAGGTCGACGCTGCGGCCCGTGATCACCTGGTCGCCGCGGGATTCGAGATGCAGCACCGCTCGGGTTACGCCTCCAACGAGCGCTGGTCCGATGCCGGGATCCTGTCGCTTACGCCGGACAACCCGCTCAAGCTGGAGGCCGGGCAGGTGTTCCACTGCCCTCTGCACGTGTTCCTGCCCGGCATCGGCTACGTGGGAGCGAGCGAGCAGGTCTGCGTGACCGCAACCGGCTGCGAGGTGATCGGCGACAGGTCCGTCTGTTCCCGCCCGCTGTATATCAAGTAG
- a CDS encoding glutathione S-transferase family protein produces the protein MLKLYGFSKVNAVARGHTRDLRVLWALEEMQLPFELAGMDHPAHDLNTEAYRRLSPFEQIPSIDDDGLVLSESAAILVYLAKKSGRLIPGDRAGEAQVVRWCFAAMNSLEPPLLSLLVLDWTADGSCGKHREFLVGWANRVLANLERWFADRDFVATKDFTVADILMAHVLSGIKDEGLIAPYPGIASYRDRCLARPAWRRTIEAYCARVEAG, from the coding sequence ATGCTCAAGCTCTACGGATTTTCGAAGGTCAACGCTGTCGCGCGCGGCCACACCCGCGACCTGCGCGTGCTGTGGGCGCTCGAAGAGATGCAACTGCCGTTCGAACTGGCCGGCATGGACCACCCCGCACACGACCTGAACACCGAAGCCTATCGCCGGCTCAGCCCCTTCGAGCAGATCCCGTCGATCGACGACGACGGGTTGGTGCTGTCCGAATCCGCCGCCATCCTCGTCTACCTGGCGAAGAAGTCCGGCCGCCTGATCCCCGGCGACCGCGCCGGCGAGGCGCAGGTGGTGCGCTGGTGCTTCGCCGCGATGAACTCGCTCGAGCCGCCGCTGCTCAGCCTGCTGGTGCTCGACTGGACGGCGGATGGCAGCTGCGGCAAGCACCGCGAGTTCCTGGTCGGCTGGGCGAATCGGGTGCTGGCGAACCTGGAGCGCTGGTTCGCTGATCGCGACTTCGTCGCGACAAAGGATTTCACCGTCGCCGACATCCTGATGGCGCACGTGCTCTCTGGCATCAAGGACGAGGGATTGATCGCGCCGTATCCGGGAATCGCGTCGTATCGGGATCGGTGCCTGGCTCGGCCCGCGTGGAGGCGGACCATCGAGGCGTACTGCGCGCGGGTCGAGGCGGGATAG
- a CDS encoding low specificity L-threonine aldolase: MGDVRFDTAAAHRVVDLRSDTVTRPSAEMREAMKAAAVGDDVYGEDPTVNALEQEVAAILGKEAAMLTPSGTMANQIAILLHARPGESVICEEGSHVYVNESGAGAALAGVQFDLVPLAERLSDAALEAAWRPEEIHAAPSSLLVVENTHNRAAGRVLAQREIARIAAKARALGLRTHCDGARLWNAAVAAGEAERDLAAGFDTVAVCFSKGLGAPVGSALAGSAEAVGRARRLRKRLGGGMRQAGVLAAAALAGLRRRSRLAEDHRRAAALARGLAALAAPACRLRVEIPDPPTNMVYWRIEGANGDALAKMLAQRGVLMLHLGGGWLRAVTHLDVTDEDVGRALDAVRADRASPGALRVPAT, translated from the coding sequence ATGGGCGACGTCCGCTTCGACACTGCCGCCGCGCATCGCGTCGTGGACCTGCGATCCGATACCGTGACGCGGCCCTCCGCGGAGATGCGCGAGGCGATGAAGGCCGCCGCGGTCGGGGACGACGTCTACGGAGAGGACCCGACGGTGAACGCGCTCGAGCAGGAGGTGGCGGCGATCCTGGGCAAGGAGGCGGCGATGCTCACGCCTTCGGGAACGATGGCGAACCAGATCGCGATCCTCCTGCACGCGCGACCGGGGGAGTCCGTGATCTGCGAGGAGGGCTCGCACGTGTACGTCAACGAGTCGGGCGCGGGGGCGGCGCTCGCCGGCGTGCAATTCGACCTCGTGCCGCTGGCGGAGCGGCTCTCCGACGCGGCGCTCGAGGCAGCCTGGCGTCCGGAGGAGATCCACGCCGCGCCATCCTCGCTTCTCGTCGTGGAGAACACCCACAATCGCGCCGCGGGGCGCGTGCTCGCGCAGCGGGAGATCGCCCGCATCGCCGCGAAGGCGCGCGCGCTCGGGCTGCGCACGCATTGCGACGGCGCGCGGCTGTGGAACGCCGCGGTCGCCGCGGGCGAGGCGGAGCGCGACCTCGCCGCCGGCTTCGATACGGTCGCGGTGTGCTTCTCCAAGGGCCTGGGCGCGCCGGTCGGATCGGCCCTCGCCGGCTCCGCGGAAGCGGTCGGCCGGGCCCGCCGGCTGCGCAAGCGGCTGGGCGGCGGCATGCGCCAGGCCGGCGTGCTCGCCGCGGCCGCGCTCGCAGGCCTGCGCCGGCGGTCGCGCCTCGCGGAGGACCACCGGCGCGCCGCGGCGCTCGCTCGGGGCCTCGCCGCGCTCGCCGCGCCCGCGTGCCGCCTGCGCGTGGAAATCCCCGATCCGCCCACCAACATGGTCTACTGGCGCATCGAGGGGGCGAACGGCGATGCTCTGGCGAAAATGCTGGCGCAGCGCGGCGTGCTCATGCTGCACCTGGGCGGGGGCTGGCTGCGCGCGGTGACGCATCTCGACGTCACGGATGAGGACGTCGGGCGGGCGCTCGACGCCGTTCGCGCCGACCGCGCGTCTCCCGGGGCGCTCCGCGTTCCCGCTACTTGA
- a CDS encoding SDR family oxidoreductase translates to MEFDGKLALVTGGASGIGLATVEALVQAGGTVYVADINEQAGRSAVAAMAGPGKAHFLRLDVTDESSVRDAVRRVQEENRTLDILVNAAGWSKVERFADTAPELWRRLIDLNYVGTLNMTHAFLADLTARPGARIVNVASDAGRVGSGNEAVYSGAKGAVIAFTKALARETARFGTHVNCVCPGPTDTPLLASIPEKQREALMRAIPFRRFAKPSEVANAVLFFAGGRADYITGQVLSVSGGLTMAD, encoded by the coding sequence ATGGAATTCGACGGCAAGTTGGCATTGGTGACAGGCGGAGCATCGGGGATCGGGCTCGCGACGGTCGAGGCGCTGGTGCAGGCCGGCGGCACGGTTTATGTCGCAGATATCAACGAGCAGGCCGGGCGCAGCGCCGTCGCTGCAATGGCCGGGCCGGGAAAAGCCCATTTCCTGCGCCTCGACGTGACGGACGAGAGCTCGGTTCGTGACGCGGTTCGGCGCGTTCAGGAGGAAAACCGGACGCTCGACATCCTGGTCAATGCGGCGGGCTGGAGCAAGGTGGAGCGCTTCGCCGATACGGCGCCGGAACTGTGGCGGCGCCTGATCGACCTCAATTACGTCGGCACGCTGAACATGACGCACGCGTTCCTGGCGGACTTGACGGCACGGCCCGGCGCCAGAATCGTCAATGTCGCGAGCGATGCCGGTCGCGTCGGCAGCGGCAACGAAGCGGTGTATTCCGGCGCCAAAGGCGCCGTGATCGCGTTCACCAAGGCGCTCGCGCGCGAGACCGCCCGCTTCGGTACGCACGTGAATTGCGTCTGCCCGGGACCGACGGATACGCCGCTACTCGCTTCCATCCCGGAAAAACAGCGCGAGGCGCTGATGCGCGCGATCCCGTTCCGGCGCTTCGCCAAACCGTCTGAAGTCGCAAACGCGGTATTGTTCTTCGCCGGCGGCCGGGCGGACTACATCACGGGCCAGGTGTTGAGCGTGAGCGGCGGGTTGACCATGGCCGATTGA
- a CDS encoding SDR family oxidoreductase, producing MNTKDDARVALVTGANQGIGLAVAQRLAADGMTVLVNGRRPEAVAEAVRSLCEDGKRAHALAGDVASGSEVAHMFEQIESRFGRLDVAVNNAGIAPRVAGRSMRVEETPQPDWERTLAVNLTGAFLVSRAAIALMKRNRWGRIVNMTSQSGRMYTGFGSACYAASKAGLIGFSRVLAGEVGADGITVNCVSPGRIKTAMAATFSNESEVDRQYVARTPAGRVGYGEDVAAAVSFLVSDEASFITGAVIDVTGGFFMP from the coding sequence GTGAATACGAAAGACGATGCCAGGGTGGCTTTGGTCACCGGCGCGAACCAGGGGATAGGGCTGGCGGTTGCGCAGCGCCTGGCCGCGGACGGCATGACGGTGTTGGTGAACGGCCGTCGTCCCGAGGCTGTGGCCGAGGCGGTACGTTCGCTTTGTGAGGACGGTAAACGAGCGCATGCCCTGGCCGGCGACGTTGCGAGCGGCTCCGAAGTCGCGCACATGTTCGAGCAGATCGAGAGCCGATTCGGCCGCCTCGATGTGGCGGTGAACAATGCCGGCATCGCGCCACGGGTCGCGGGCCGCAGCATGCGCGTGGAAGAGACGCCCCAGCCGGACTGGGAGCGCACGCTCGCCGTCAATCTGACCGGGGCATTTCTGGTCTCGCGCGCGGCGATCGCGTTGATGAAGCGCAACCGCTGGGGGCGCATCGTCAACATGACGTCGCAGTCGGGCCGCATGTATACGGGATTCGGCAGCGCTTGCTACGCGGCCTCGAAGGCGGGCCTGATCGGCTTCTCGCGCGTGCTTGCAGGCGAGGTCGGTGCGGACGGCATAACGGTCAACTGCGTTTCGCCGGGACGCATCAAAACCGCCATGGCGGCAACCTTCTCGAACGAGTCCGAGGTCGATCGGCAGTACGTCGCGCGCACGCCCGCCGGCCGGGTGGGCTACGGCGAGGACGTGGCTGCCGCAGTTTCGTTTCTCGTCTCGGACGAGGCTTCGTTCATAACCGGTGCCGTCATCGACGTCACCGGCGGCTTTTTCATGCCCTGA
- a CDS encoding CoA transferase, protein MSAADAPKAAGPLVGLRVVDLTQFILGPVATQILGDYGADIVKVEQPGGDLNRSIGPARYPGMSAMFLGMNRNKRSVVLNLKQPEALQALQRLIEGADVFVHSMRPQSADRLGIGYAAVAARNPRVVYACAPGYRPDGPNRDRPAYDDVIQGESGIAGITERAYGEPRYFPTVIADKFCGHVLASSIGMALVHRARTGEGQQVQVPMLETMLSFNLIEHLWEGAFDQPMGELGYERALTPHRRPFATRDGHICLMATSDVQWKQLFAACERPELSEDPRYATLAERSKRFPELYRIVGEEMAKRTTAEWQARLDAADVPNGAVRKLSDLPHDPYLVETGFFHRYVHPQAGPMVTTSVPVQFSRTPARIQSPPPTLGEHTRSILLELGYGEAEIVRMSR, encoded by the coding sequence TTGAGCGCGGCGGATGCACCGAAAGCCGCAGGTCCGCTGGTCGGATTGCGCGTCGTCGACCTGACCCAGTTCATCCTGGGACCGGTCGCGACCCAAATCCTGGGCGACTACGGCGCCGACATCGTCAAGGTGGAGCAGCCGGGCGGTGACCTGAACCGCAGCATCGGACCTGCCCGCTATCCGGGCATGAGCGCGATGTTCCTCGGCATGAATCGCAACAAGCGCAGCGTGGTCCTGAACCTCAAGCAGCCCGAGGCGCTGCAGGCGTTGCAGCGCTTGATCGAGGGCGCCGATGTTTTCGTCCATAGCATGCGCCCGCAATCGGCGGACCGGCTCGGCATCGGATATGCCGCCGTGGCGGCCCGGAACCCGCGCGTGGTCTACGCTTGCGCGCCCGGCTATCGTCCCGACGGGCCGAATCGGGATCGGCCTGCTTATGACGACGTGATCCAGGGCGAAAGCGGCATTGCGGGCATCACCGAGCGGGCTTACGGTGAGCCACGGTATTTTCCCACCGTGATCGCCGACAAGTTCTGCGGCCATGTGCTCGCCTCGTCGATCGGTATGGCGCTGGTGCACCGCGCCCGCACCGGCGAAGGCCAGCAGGTGCAGGTGCCGATGCTCGAGACGATGCTGTCGTTCAATCTGATCGAGCACCTTTGGGAGGGCGCATTCGACCAGCCCATGGGCGAGCTGGGCTACGAACGGGCCCTCACGCCGCATCGGCGTCCGTTTGCGACCCGGGACGGTCACATCTGTCTCATGGCGACCAGCGATGTGCAGTGGAAGCAGCTGTTCGCAGCCTGCGAGCGGCCGGAGCTGAGCGAAGACCCGCGCTACGCGACGCTCGCGGAGCGTTCCAAGCGCTTCCCGGAGCTCTATCGGATCGTCGGCGAGGAAATGGCGAAGCGCACCACGGCCGAATGGCAGGCGCGGCTCGATGCGGCCGACGTCCCGAACGGCGCGGTGCGCAAGCTGAGCGATCTGCCGCACGATCCGTATCTGGTCGAAACCGGGTTCTTCCACCGCTACGTTCACCCGCAAGCCGGTCCGATGGTCACAACTTCGGTGCCGGTTCAATTTTCACGCACGCCCGCCCGCATCCAATCCCCGCCGCCGACGCTCGGCGAGCATACCCGTTCGATACTTCTCGAGCTCGGCTACGGCGAGGCCGAGATCGTGCGCATGAGCCGCTGA
- a CDS encoding AMP-binding protein — protein sequence MSAILSLHHPARAAAFYRAGWWRDTTLYALLEENARAAPDRPALRDSARRLSWGELHAWVEAIALDLHAAGLRAGDRVSVWLPNRVETIAVTLACSRNGYVCNPSLHQSYTAAEVIALLERTGSAALFAQQGFGADADSTDVFSQVSGLGSIRRLYRLRPVTQSGKDLAQALELTSSARLPEPCRDADKIVLLAFTSGTTGEPKGVMHSDNTLLANARAMAADWRHDREIVLLSMSPLTHAIGTIAMAQALVSGFELVVNDLPAGCDALEWIQRTNATYVMGVPTHAIDILEAARIGNVGRLGAVRVFYMGGSAIPRETARALLAMSVTPQSVYGMTENGAHQYTLPDDDAETIAETCGRACAGYEVRVFDAEDADRELPSGQVGEIGGRGACLMLGYFDDQRATEQAFNRDGWFMSGDLGILDAQGRLRIVGRKKDIIIRGGRNIHPARIEDLARAHPAVLKAAAFPVADERLGERVCIGVVLRAGHSLVPEELLLHLRTRGLSKYDLPEYYLALDALPLTASGKVLKRALVEQVAAGRLRPQAVRPANPARY from the coding sequence GTGAGCGCGATCCTCAGCTTGCACCATCCGGCACGCGCAGCCGCGTTCTATCGCGCGGGCTGGTGGCGTGACACTACGCTGTACGCACTGCTCGAGGAGAACGCGCGCGCAGCCCCGGATCGGCCCGCGCTGCGCGATAGTGCACGCCGCCTCAGTTGGGGAGAATTGCACGCCTGGGTGGAAGCGATCGCGCTCGATCTGCATGCAGCCGGATTGCGCGCCGGGGACCGCGTGTCCGTGTGGCTGCCGAATCGCGTCGAGACCATCGCGGTGACCTTGGCCTGTTCGCGCAACGGTTACGTTTGCAATCCGTCCCTGCATCAGAGCTACACGGCCGCCGAAGTGATCGCATTGCTCGAGCGCACCGGCAGCGCGGCCTTGTTCGCGCAGCAGGGTTTCGGCGCCGATGCGGACAGTACGGACGTATTTTCCCAAGTCTCCGGGCTCGGATCGATTCGTCGCCTCTACCGCCTGCGACCCGTCACGCAATCGGGGAAGGATCTTGCGCAGGCCCTGGAGCTCACGTCCAGCGCGCGCCTTCCCGAACCTTGCAGAGATGCGGACAAGATCGTCCTGCTCGCCTTCACCTCCGGCACGACCGGCGAGCCCAAGGGCGTCATGCACTCGGACAACACGCTGCTCGCCAATGCGCGTGCGATGGCAGCCGATTGGCGCCACGACCGCGAGATCGTGCTCTTGAGCATGAGCCCGCTGACGCATGCCATCGGCACCATCGCGATGGCGCAGGCACTCGTGAGCGGCTTCGAGCTCGTCGTCAACGATCTGCCGGCGGGCTGCGACGCGCTGGAGTGGATCCAGCGCACCAATGCCACCTACGTCATGGGCGTTCCGACGCACGCGATCGACATCCTCGAGGCCGCGCGCATCGGCAACGTCGGCCGGCTGGGCGCGGTGAGGGTGTTCTATATGGGCGGGTCGGCCATTCCGCGCGAGACGGCACGCGCGCTGCTCGCGATGAGTGTCACGCCGCAAAGCGTGTATGGAATGACCGAGAACGGTGCCCACCAGTACACACTTCCGGACGACGATGCCGAAACCATCGCCGAGACCTGCGGACGCGCCTGCGCCGGCTACGAGGTGCGCGTGTTCGACGCCGAAGACGCCGACCGCGAATTGCCGAGCGGACAGGTCGGCGAGATCGGCGGGCGCGGCGCCTGCCTCATGCTCGGCTACTTCGACGACCAGCGCGCGACCGAACAGGCATTCAACCGCGACGGCTGGTTCATGTCCGGCGACCTCGGCATTCTCGATGCGCAGGGGCGGCTTCGCATCGTGGGCCGCAAGAAGGACATCATCATTCGCGGCGGACGCAACATCCATCCGGCCCGCATCGAGGACCTCGCCCGGGCGCATCCGGCCGTGCTGAAGGCGGCGGCGTTCCCGGTCGCCGACGAGCGCCTCGGCGAGCGCGTATGCATCGGTGTGGTGCTGCGCGCCGGACATTCGCTCGTGCCGGAGGAGTTGCTGCTGCATCTGAGAACGCGGGGATTGTCGAAGTACGACTTGCCGGAGTACTACCTCGCGCTCGATGCGCTGCCGCTCACGGCGAGCGGGAAAGTGCTCAAGCGTGCTTTGGTGGAACAGGTGGCCGCAGGACGGCTGCGGCCGCAAGCCGTGCGGCCGGCCAACCCGGCGCGCTACTAG
- a CDS encoding acyl dehydratase: METVGTGFHFEDLPVGRRFKTVGRTITDADIVNYVNCTGLTEVLFTDAEFRSKESAIAGRFAPAMLSYAICEGLLAQATMQHTALAFLNMELDVLAPVFAGDTIHVEVEVVEARISRSRPDRGLVRTRNEIVKQDGTKVITYTPLRMVKRRMEAQA, from the coding sequence GTGGAGACCGTAGGTACCGGATTCCATTTCGAGGACCTGCCCGTGGGCAGGCGATTCAAGACGGTCGGGCGCACGATCACCGATGCGGACATCGTGAATTACGTGAACTGCACGGGGCTCACCGAGGTGCTGTTCACCGATGCCGAGTTTCGCAGCAAGGAGTCGGCGATTGCCGGGCGTTTCGCCCCGGCCATGCTCTCCTACGCGATCTGCGAGGGTCTGTTGGCGCAAGCCACCATGCAGCACACCGCGCTCGCCTTTCTCAACATGGAGCTCGATGTGCTCGCCCCGGTTTTCGCCGGCGACACCATTCACGTGGAAGTCGAAGTGGTGGAGGCACGGATAAGCCGCAGCCGTCCCGACCGCGGCCTGGTGCGAACCCGCAACGAGATCGTGAAGCAGGACGGCACCAAGGTGATCACGTACACGCCGCTTCGCATGGTGAAGCGGCGCATGGAGGCGCAGGCTTGA